The following are from one region of the Sulfitobacter pontiacus genome:
- a CDS encoding amidase family protein — MTQTPQSLLDAARARALAPDFTRTFDDPVEGEGPLSGLNVAVKDLFDVRGQVTRAGSLVRKDASPAIKDAVAVARLRGAGAGFVGHANMTEFAYSGLGLNPHFGTPLTPLKEGCIAGGSTSGGASAVARGVADIALGTDTGGSARIPAAFCGLFGFKATAQSISREGAVPLSHSLDSVGVLTRDVGLLRPVLNVLRDRPLPASSAPRAVIVPENFGMDGLDTEVVDAFEAALEVLRASGVSVRRQTLDFFEDYRALPVWQFSAVESRAHHGAYFDQTRTELDPRVASRMARADGVTGIEFARTIAAREALIARADRLFGDTPVALPSVAIMPPKLDDLNDDATYDRINLLALRNTSLANVIDGCSVSIPITGHPGTGLMLTAPAGRDAMLITMAETLQGAW, encoded by the coding sequence ATGACACAGACCCCTCAATCTCTCCTCGACGCGGCCCGCGCGCGCGCTTTGGCGCCCGATTTCACCCGCACCTTCGATGATCCGGTCGAAGGCGAAGGGCCGCTATCAGGGCTGAACGTAGCAGTCAAAGACCTGTTCGACGTGCGGGGCCAAGTCACCCGTGCGGGATCGCTGGTCCGTAAAGACGCGTCACCCGCCATCAAGGACGCTGTGGCGGTCGCGCGGCTGCGCGGTGCAGGTGCGGGGTTCGTTGGTCACGCAAATATGACGGAATTCGCCTATTCCGGTCTTGGCCTGAACCCACATTTCGGCACCCCCCTCACCCCGTTGAAAGAAGGCTGTATCGCGGGTGGATCGACCTCGGGCGGTGCCTCTGCCGTGGCGCGAGGTGTGGCTGACATCGCGCTTGGGACAGACACCGGCGGCTCCGCACGTATTCCGGCGGCCTTTTGCGGGTTATTCGGGTTCAAAGCGACAGCCCAATCGATCTCTCGCGAGGGGGCGGTGCCGCTGTCGCATTCGCTGGATAGTGTCGGTGTGCTAACCCGAGACGTTGGCCTGCTGCGGCCGGTCTTGAACGTGCTACGAGACCGACCGCTTCCCGCATCCTCTGCACCGCGCGCAGTCATCGTGCCGGAGAACTTCGGCATGGACGGGTTGGATACCGAAGTCGTCGACGCCTTTGAAGCCGCGCTCGAAGTGCTTCGGGCATCTGGCGTCAGCGTACGACGACAGACCCTCGATTTTTTCGAGGACTACCGCGCCCTACCCGTTTGGCAATTCTCGGCAGTCGAATCCCGCGCCCACCACGGGGCCTATTTTGACCAGACACGTACCGAGCTTGATCCGCGCGTCGCCTCGCGTATGGCCCGGGCGGACGGCGTCACCGGCATCGAATTCGCCCGCACGATAGCCGCGCGGGAAGCACTGATCGCGCGGGCAGACCGGCTCTTTGGCGACACGCCCGTGGCCTTGCCAAGCGTAGCCATCATGCCGCCGAAGCTGGATGATCTGAACGACGACGCGACCTATGACCGGATCAACCTGCTGGCGCTGCGCAATACCAGCCTTGCGAATGTGATCGACGGCTGTTCGGTCAGCATACCCATCACCGGCCACCCTGGCACGGGCCTGATGCTGACTGCTCCGGCGGGCCGGGATGCGATGCTCATCACCATGGCCGAAACATTGCAGGGCGCATGGTGA
- a CDS encoding LysR family transcriptional regulator gives MNTRFLETFVTVANLGSFRAAAEQLNVSQATVSSRISSLETDLQVDLFDREFHATRITVAGAMILETAQEMLATERNLRATLSDPTTAVGRVRLGLVSSVVHTWLCDLIEEVARCYPRLELELTVEPTPNIAAAFERGALDMLLTTDDRHDQTCVCADLPPLAMGWFGPEGMRDEKLSLADVVTSPLITFTRNSRPHANVLALFSDRGLRPSIVHCITSMAAIARLTQRGLGIATMPLACDLAGPGIYELDVDAELPPLPLYCIWRRSSDVATYKAIADLARVCAERHQRQPDAV, from the coding sequence GTGAACACGCGCTTTTTAGAAACATTCGTCACGGTTGCAAATCTGGGAAGTTTCCGAGCGGCAGCCGAGCAATTGAACGTCAGCCAAGCAACGGTATCCAGTCGGATTTCATCGCTGGAGACGGACCTTCAGGTCGACCTGTTTGACCGTGAGTTTCACGCCACCCGGATCACCGTGGCCGGGGCCATGATTCTTGAAACAGCGCAAGAGATGCTCGCGACGGAGCGCAATCTGCGCGCCACCTTGTCCGATCCAACCACCGCCGTGGGGCGGGTGCGTCTGGGGCTGGTATCTTCGGTCGTTCATACTTGGCTTTGCGATCTGATCGAAGAGGTGGCGCGCTGCTATCCGCGGCTAGAGCTTGAACTGACGGTTGAGCCAACGCCGAACATCGCGGCCGCCTTTGAACGCGGTGCTTTGGATATGTTGCTGACGACAGATGACCGCCACGATCAAACCTGTGTTTGCGCCGACTTGCCGCCACTGGCCATGGGCTGGTTCGGGCCAGAGGGGATGCGCGACGAAAAACTCTCCCTCGCTGATGTTGTCACCAGCCCGCTGATCACCTTCACCCGCAATTCGCGCCCCCATGCCAATGTACTCGCGCTTTTCAGCGATCGCGGCCTGCGGCCTTCGATCGTGCATTGCATCACCTCGATGGCTGCGATTGCGCGGTTGACGCAGCGCGGACTTGGGATTGCGACCATGCCACTGGCCTGTGATTTGGCCGGGCCAGGTATTTACGAGCTTGATGTCGATGCGGAACTGCCGCCGCTGCCGCTGTATTGCATCTGGCGGCGCAGTTCCGATGTGGCCACTTACAAGGCAATCGCCGATCTTGCGCGGGTCTGTGCAGAGCGTCATCAGCGCCAACCTGACGCGGTCTGA
- a CDS encoding DUF4286 family protein — translation MSNIRTTDQAQLFVWSDIDPDHEADFNQWYDREHMEERVRIPGFTGARRYRAVSGSARRYLALYRASSLADFTSDAYRKAFTKQTQWSITNFGRMSNTRRRVMHVAQEGGFGWGGALVLIELVPNEMDTDAVADVLGQLMAEEGVLRVHHMIPDETLSTPLPSETIEGRVLAPCIAIDVTSEPIAEATLRQLTEQLGGAVREAETFRLMWSLDAQDLPALED, via the coding sequence ATGAGCAATATCCGTACAACCGATCAGGCACAGCTTTTCGTCTGGAGCGATATCGACCCAGATCATGAAGCAGATTTCAACCAGTGGTATGACAGAGAGCATATGGAGGAGCGCGTTCGTATTCCGGGCTTCACCGGTGCGCGGCGCTATCGTGCGGTATCCGGCTCGGCCCGGCGATACCTTGCGCTTTACCGCGCCAGCAGCCTTGCCGATTTCACCTCCGACGCCTACCGCAAAGCCTTTACCAAACAGACCCAGTGGTCGATCACCAACTTTGGTCGGATGTCCAACACCCGCCGTCGGGTGATGCATGTCGCGCAAGAGGGCGGCTTTGGCTGGGGCGGCGCACTGGTGCTGATTGAACTGGTGCCGAATGAAATGGATACCGACGCCGTCGCCGACGTGCTTGGCCAGTTGATGGCCGAGGAAGGCGTGTTGCGCGTGCATCATATGATCCCCGACGAGACCCTTTCGACCCCGTTGCCGTCCGAAACCATCGAAGGGCGCGTTCTGGCCCCTTGCATCGCGATAGATGTGACGTCAGAGCCTATCGCCGAAGCGACCCTGCGCCAATTGACCGAGCAATTGGGCGGCGCGGTGCGCGAGGCCGAAACCTTCCGCCTGATGTGGTCATTGGATGCGCAGGACCTGCCCGCATTAGAAGACTGA
- a CDS encoding TRAP transporter large permease yields the protein MDIFLQSAVLVVSLLILLGLGIWVGVALMASGVVIFMMFTSTPVDAILGTTMWAHSASWTLTALPLFIWMGEILYRTRLAEDLFSGLAPWVGRLPGGLAHVNVAGCGIFAAVSGSSAATTATVGRISLPELKSRGYADRLAIGSLAGSGTLGLLIPPSIVMIVYGVAAQVSVNRLFIAGVVPGLMLMALFSGYIAIWSKMNPDGVPAPEPRLPIAERLHRLRMLLPVVGLIIGVIGSIYAGVATATEAAAIGVAGALIIAAFGRSLNRDSFIASLLGATRTSAMIGLILLGAAFLTSAMSFSGLPGQLAEIISDSGLGAPGLIAVLTVFFVLLGCFLDGISIVVLTTSVVMPAVAAVGIDPVWFGIYLIIVVEMAQITPPLGFNLFVIQNLTGKSIFEITRMIVPYFLILVLAVILLTAFPGIATWLVEQTI from the coding sequence ATGGATATTTTTCTGCAATCCGCCGTTCTGGTCGTGTCCCTGCTCATACTTTTGGGCTTGGGCATCTGGGTTGGCGTGGCACTGATGGCGTCTGGCGTCGTGATCTTCATGATGTTCACCTCGACGCCGGTCGATGCGATCCTCGGCACCACTATGTGGGCGCATTCCGCCAGCTGGACGCTAACGGCACTGCCGCTGTTCATCTGGATGGGCGAAATTCTCTACCGCACCCGTCTGGCCGAAGACCTGTTTTCCGGCCTCGCCCCTTGGGTCGGGCGGCTGCCCGGTGGGTTGGCGCATGTCAACGTTGCGGGCTGCGGGATCTTTGCCGCTGTGTCGGGATCATCGGCTGCCACCACCGCCACCGTTGGCCGCATTTCCCTGCCCGAGCTGAAATCGCGCGGCTATGCCGACCGTCTCGCCATCGGCTCTTTGGCTGGATCGGGCACACTTGGCCTGTTGATCCCGCCGTCGATCGTGATGATCGTCTATGGCGTCGCGGCCCAAGTGTCCGTGAACCGTCTGTTCATTGCGGGCGTGGTGCCGGGGCTGATGCTCATGGCGCTGTTCTCGGGCTATATCGCCATCTGGTCAAAAATGAACCCCGATGGCGTGCCCGCCCCCGAACCCCGCCTACCGATCGCTGAGCGCCTGCACCGCCTGCGCATGTTGCTGCCGGTGGTCGGTTTGATCATCGGGGTCATCGGGTCGATCTATGCCGGGGTCGCCACCGCGACCGAAGCCGCCGCCATCGGTGTGGCCGGGGCGCTCATCATCGCGGCCTTTGGCCGCTCGCTGAACCGCGACAGTTTTATCGCCTCGCTTTTGGGGGCCACCCGCACCTCTGCCATGATCGGCCTGATCCTGCTGGGCGCGGCCTTTCTCACTTCGGCCATGAGCTTCTCCGGCTTGCCCGGGCAACTCGCCGAAATCATCTCTGACAGTGGGTTGGGCGCACCGGGGTTGATTGCTGTGCTGACGGTGTTCTTCGTGTTGCTTGGCTGTTTCCTAGACGGAATCTCCATCGTGGTGCTCACGACCTCGGTTGTGATGCCCGCCGTGGCTGCCGTTGGGATCGATCCGGTATGGTTCGGGATCTATCTGATCATCGTCGTCGAAATGGCGCAGATCACGCCGCCGCTGGGGTTCAACCTGTTCGTGATCCAGAACCTGACAGGCAAGTCGATCTTCGAGATCACTCGTATGATCGTCCCCTATTTCTTGATCCTTGTGCTGGCCGTAATCCTGCTGACGGCTTTCCCCGGCATCGCCACATGGCTTGTAGAGCAAACGATTTAA
- a CDS encoding TRAP transporter small permease, whose product MAALSLLGIAVLILSQIGLRLMGSQIPSADDFAAWGLSASIFLALPATLIRGDHIRVTSLRQLMPDRLGHIADILAAAFATAMMGWVAWAIFGYVHESWTYNEVSQGVVAVPLWWPQSAMVLGSVLFALAFAERTLRLILGLPVESDDTNEQGRGE is encoded by the coding sequence TTGGCCGCGCTGTCCCTTCTTGGGATCGCGGTCCTGATCCTGTCGCAAATCGGCCTTCGCCTGATGGGAAGTCAAATCCCGTCGGCGGATGATTTCGCGGCATGGGGGCTGAGCGCGTCGATTTTCCTTGCGCTGCCGGCGACCCTGATACGGGGCGATCATATCCGCGTCACCTCGCTACGCCAGCTGATGCCGGATCGTCTGGGACATATCGCTGACATTCTGGCCGCTGCCTTTGCCACCGCGATGATGGGCTGGGTCGCTTGGGCGATCTTTGGCTATGTCCACGAAAGCTGGACCTACAACGAAGTCAGCCAAGGTGTGGTGGCCGTTCCGCTTTGGTGGCCTCAATCTGCGATGGTTTTGGGGTCGGTGCTCTTTGCGCTGGCCTTTGCCGAGCGCACGCTGCGCCTCATCCTCGGCCTGCCGGTCGAGAGCGACGATACAAACGAACAAGGTCGGGGCGAATAA
- a CDS encoding TRAP transporter substrate-binding protein, whose product MKHLLIGTAIAALTAGLAHAETWKMSADAPDGNYLTQNIRAFADDVARLSDGALEIDVVSNSVLLKRPELKRGVQRGIVPIGEVLISALGNEDAVYSADAVPLLATTFDEARALWEASRPIYEEKLADDGLVLLFAAPWPPQGVYMNQEVTDGSSFDGVKFRAYNPSTARLAELLGAVPATIATSEISQAFSTGVINGMITSPSTGVDSQAWDFVSHYYDVQAFLPKNMVIVNKGAYDGLSDEVKTALQEAAELAETRGFEMAEVATTEATNTMADNGMNVLPTPEGLAADFETIAATMRAEWLEQAGEDGQKIVDALN is encoded by the coding sequence ATGAAACACCTTCTCATCGGAACTGCGATCGCAGCCCTGACAGCCGGTCTGGCCCATGCCGAAACGTGGAAAATGTCAGCGGACGCACCAGACGGCAACTATCTGACCCAGAACATCCGCGCCTTTGCCGATGACGTGGCGCGCCTGTCGGATGGCGCGCTGGAAATCGACGTTGTGTCGAACTCGGTCCTGCTCAAGCGCCCCGAACTGAAGCGCGGCGTTCAGCGCGGCATCGTTCCCATCGGCGAGGTCCTGATCTCGGCCCTTGGCAACGAAGACGCCGTTTACTCTGCCGATGCCGTGCCGCTTTTGGCGACGACATTTGACGAGGCCCGCGCGCTTTGGGAAGCCTCCCGCCCCATCTACGAAGAAAAACTGGCCGACGATGGATTGGTTCTGCTGTTCGCTGCCCCTTGGCCACCGCAAGGCGTCTACATGAACCAAGAGGTGACCGACGGCTCCTCTTTCGACGGGGTGAAATTCCGCGCCTATAACCCATCGACCGCGCGCCTGGCCGAGCTTTTGGGTGCCGTTCCCGCCACCATCGCCACCTCCGAGATCAGCCAAGCCTTCTCGACTGGGGTCATCAACGGTATGATCACCTCGCCGTCGACCGGTGTCGACAGCCAAGCTTGGGATTTCGTGTCGCATTACTATGACGTTCAGGCCTTCCTGCCCAAGAACATGGTGATCGTGAACAAAGGGGCCTACGACGGTCTGTCTGACGAGGTGAAAACCGCGCTGCAAGAAGCGGCTGAACTGGCGGAAACCCGTGGCTTTGAGATGGCCGAAGTGGCCACTACCGAAGCGACAAATACAATGGCTGACAATGGCATGAACGTGCTGCCGACCCCCGAAGGACTGGCTGCCGACTTCGAGACGATTGCCGCGACCATGCGTGCAGAATGGCTGGAACAGGCAGGTGAAGACGGTCAAAAGATCGTCGATGCGTTGAACTGA
- a CDS encoding peptidylglycine monooxygenase, which yields MSALTKRPCAYVALGTQRYRVRHVSDPMLSGLSDVAVLGDRIVVLRRQAPELVILGPNGAMSGEGTDLPQFVCGHGLRATSANQLAATDMDGHKIVLLDETMHEITRMDCAERPGLGRPFNHPCDCTQGPDGRYYVADGYGSSAVHIFDPELRHLKTFGHPGAEPGAFSTPHSLLFDGQGRLCVADRENNRVQLFDGDGTWLGQIEGLYKPMALALTPDGLLLVSDQTPRLSAYTPNGDLVGRCRTFSTFGHGLAVQRDGTIIIAEMNPDRVTLLIPVPEGDTF from the coding sequence GTGAGCGCATTGACGAAACGCCCTTGCGCCTATGTGGCTTTGGGCACGCAACGCTACCGCGTGCGCCATGTCAGCGATCCAATGCTGTCGGGCCTTTCCGATGTCGCGGTCTTGGGCGACAGGATCGTTGTTCTCAGGCGGCAAGCGCCCGAGCTGGTCATACTCGGGCCAAACGGTGCAATGAGTGGCGAAGGCACCGATCTGCCGCAGTTCGTATGCGGTCACGGGCTGCGCGCCACCTCTGCGAACCAATTGGCCGCCACGGACATGGATGGCCACAAGATCGTGCTACTCGATGAAACGATGCACGAGATCACGCGGATGGACTGCGCGGAGCGGCCGGGCTTGGGGCGCCCCTTCAACCATCCCTGCGATTGCACCCAAGGTCCGGACGGTCGCTATTATGTCGCTGACGGATACGGGAGCAGCGCTGTTCACATCTTTGACCCGGAACTGCGCCACCTCAAGACCTTTGGACACCCCGGTGCTGAACCGGGCGCGTTCTCGACCCCGCACAGCCTGTTGTTCGACGGCCAAGGCAGGCTCTGTGTCGCGGACCGTGAAAACAACCGCGTTCAGCTTTTTGATGGGGATGGCACTTGGCTGGGTCAGATTGAGGGATTGTACAAGCCGATGGCGCTAGCGCTAACGCCAGATGGCCTATTGCTGGTCAGTGATCAGACCCCGCGTCTGTCCGCTTATACTCCGAATGGTGACTTGGTCGGTCGCTGTCGCACCTTTTCAACCTTTGGTCACGGATTGGCTGTTCAGCGCGATGGGACCATCATCATCGCAGAAATGAACCCAGACCGTGTCACCTTGCTGATCCCGGTGCCCGAAGGGGATACATTCTGA